The Haloplanus sp. XH21 genome includes a region encoding these proteins:
- a CDS encoding MBL fold metallo-hydrolase, whose protein sequence is TELVTEEFSREMDGWDVDALPVEHSIETYAFRFEEHETGSSFVFSGDTRKIPSLAEFASDADVLVQDCNTAPVDKDRVPDEDDQFVWQRYAEGERDLDQSTLTANHCDATDAGELAQDAGVETLVLTHIMPYRDLESMRRDAESEFDGDVIVAEDGLTLSP, encoded by the coding sequence AAACCGAACTCGTGACAGAGGAGTTCAGTCGGGAGATGGACGGTTGGGACGTCGACGCACTCCCAGTCGAACATTCCATCGAGACGTACGCATTCCGCTTCGAGGAACACGAAACCGGTTCGTCGTTCGTCTTCTCCGGCGACACGCGGAAGATCCCGTCGCTCGCAGAGTTCGCTTCTGATGCGGACGTCCTCGTTCAGGACTGTAACACCGCCCCGGTCGATAAGGACCGCGTGCCGGACGAGGACGACCAGTTCGTCTGGCAACGGTATGCCGAGGGAGAACGGGACTTGGACCAATCGACGCTGACGGCCAATCACTGTGATGCTACAGACGCGGGAGAACTCGCCCAGGACGCTGGCGTCGAGACGCTCGTTCTCACGCACATCATGCCGTACCGTGATCTCGAATCGATGCGGCGAGACGCCGAGTCAGAATTTGACGGCGACGTAATCGTGGCTGAGGATGGGC